TCTATGCGATGTCCTCTTTTAAGAAGATTTTTCAAACTTTCTGACCAGTTTAGTTTAGTATCGTCATATTCGACAAAATCATCTATAGTGACGTTTTTATCTTTTTCCTGCCATCGGAGAACATGATCGTTGTATGTATCGATGCAGCGCTTTATGTTAACGGCGAGTTTTTCGCGGTCGAAATTGTACGCCCAGGTGTCACGTGTCGTTGCAACTCCACGCCCGTAGTTTTTGAAAATGGTTTCCGCTCCGGTATCGTCCGCCCGTTTTCCTTCCTTCGTCCCCATGGGGAGAAATCCTGCAAAATCATCATGCAGTTCCGAGGTCAGCCATGTGTGGTTTTTGTCGGGTGTTATGGTTTGCCATTCGAGATTGTTGTACGTTATTTTTTCGTCCAGATATTCGTATTTCCGCTCTTTACGCCAGAATTCATCGGTTCGTGAATAAAAGATTGCCGTCGGTTGACTTTTTATCGTTCTTTTAACCAGAATGTTGATGCTTACGCCGACCTGTATCCCGAATACATTGTGAGTCGTGCCCGATAATTTCGGGTTTTTTCTGACATTACCACCCAGATCGATAATGTAAATCGTGCTGAATTCCTTCTGTATGCTTTTCCTGAACCCGTCGAGCGCATACCCGTCGATGAAGCTGTTGTTGGACACGAACGCGACGATCCCCTCGCTGCCGATGCGGTCGGAAGCCCAGCGGAACGCCTTGATGTACGCGTCCGAAAGGGCGTTTTTGTTTGTGGCCGACGAGTCCTTTGCATAGGTGTCCTTCACACGTTCGTCGACAATTTTGTACTTCCGGTTTTTGTTGTTGTCGTTCTCGTTGACCTGTTTGGCGTTGTAAGGCGGATTGCCGAGGATGACGAAAATGGACGCGCTTTTCTCGCGCTGTACCCGCTGAGTGTTCTGTTCGGTGAACAGCTCCGCCTGCTGCCCTTCCGCGAGCTCGAAGGTGTCCACGAGGCAGATGCCGTCGAAGGGCCGGTAATCCCCCGTGGCGGTGTAGTACTCGTGCTCGATGTTCATCGAGGCGATGTAGTAGGGCAGGAGCATGACCTCGTTACAGTGGAGCTCGTTGGCGTACTTGTACGGCAGCTCGGTTTTCCTGATCTTCCGCATGACATGGATGATGAAGTTCCCCGTGCCGACGAACGGGTCGAGGATATGGACGTCGCGGTCGGACAGGGAACGTCCGAATTCGCGGCTGAGGATGTCCTCGACCGAGTTGACGATGAAGTTCACCACGGGCTGCGGGGTGTACACGATACCGTGCGTGTCGGCTACTCTGACCGAGAATCCCTGGAAGAACTTTTCGTAGACGGTGTTGAGGAAATCCTGTTTCTGCGTGTAGTCCTCGATGGTAGCGGCGGTTCTTTCGATGGCGGCGTAGAAGGGATCGAGCGGCCTGAGGAAGTCGCCGCGGCTGAAGTGGTGCACGGTGAGGGCGCTGATGACCTTTTCGATCTCGGCGGCGATGATGTTTTTCTGCACGAATTCGGGATTGTTGAAAATCTTCGAGAAAATGCGCGCGGTGAGGAGGTGCTGGATAAGCATTTCCTCGATGGCGGCGTCCGACAGGTTCGGGTTGATCGACCGTTTGCACAAAAACGAAAAATTCGCGTATGCCGCGACGAATTCTCTGTTCGTCCGGCGTTCTTCCTCGATGAGCCCGAGCACCGTCTCGGCAAGCTGGCGCACCATGACGCTGAACTCGTCCACCGCGGTGCGCCACTCCTCGATCTCGGGCCGCCGGTAGACGAAGAAGACCCGCAGCGCCTCGATGAGGTTTTCCGGGTCGTCGAGCGGCGAATCGAACACTTCCGTGCCGTTCTGGATGACAACCGCGCGCCCGGGCGCCTGAAAGATGATGTTCGTGCGGGGGTAGCCTTTTTTGAGCTTGAGCTCTATTTCACGGTCGAGGTCGTCCCCGGTGTCTTTCGCCTCCCAGTAGCCGTGCACGAGCCTGAAATCGTCCACGAGGCCGCCGTCGGTGAAAATGTGGGAGCCGTTGCGCTCGACCTTGAATTCCTCGATGAGGGTGAGATGGTATGCGCGGGCGACATGGCGGAGCAGCTCGGCGAATGCGCTTCTGACCGCGCCTTCGTTCCCGAAGCCGAGCCTCGCATACGTTTCGAGCGCGGTGTAATAGTCCTTTACCGGCTTGTGGTGCGCCTTCAGAGGGAATGTCATGGCATCGGTTGTCCCGCGGAAACAGTGTTCATACCTGTACTCGTCACATAATATAGTATTGAGTGGTGCAGTTCAAGAAAAAAATGCGACTCTTTCCCGTTCTGTTCTCAAAATGTAATTGAACGAGGATTTTAGCGGATTTGTTTTATTCGGTTATCCAGTTAAATCAGCTAACATGATCGATCCCCCTCGGCTTCGCCGTGTCCCCCTTATAAAAGAAAGGGGGAGCCGCTCCCTTATGCCTGTCTTTATCTTTTTCCCTTATGCCTTGTGCCTTGTGCCTGTCTTTAATGCCTTCTGCCTTATCACTTATGCCTGTCTTTTTTCACATGATGACGTTTTTGTAGAAACAGGCGCCGAGGCTGATCAAATTAAGAATAATCCACAGGAGACGCAATCCCCTGAGTATATAACTGTTTATGACATTCCTGATATGGTCGAGGTCGGTGTGGAGGAGCTTATCGATCTCTTCGTCGGTGACTGTAACTCCCGGATCGTGGAAGCGGGCTACCTCGCTGTCGCTCAATACATCGCGGCTCTGGTAGATTTTGAACTCGGTGAATGTTTGCTC
This window of the bacterium genome carries:
- a CDS encoding N-6 DNA methylase; its protein translation is MTFPLKAHHKPVKDYYTALETYARLGFGNEGAVRSAFAELLRHVARAYHLTLIEEFKVERNGSHIFTDGGLVDDFRLVHGYWEAKDTGDDLDREIELKLKKGYPRTNIIFQAPGRAVVIQNGTEVFDSPLDDPENLIEALRVFFVYRRPEIEEWRTAVDEFSVMVRQLAETVLGLIEEERRTNREFVAAYANFSFLCKRSINPNLSDAAIEEMLIQHLLTARIFSKIFNNPEFVQKNIIAAEIEKVISALTVHHFSRGDFLRPLDPFYAAIERTAATIEDYTQKQDFLNTVYEKFFQGFSVRVADTHGIVYTPQPVVNFIVNSVEDILSREFGRSLSDRDVHILDPFVGTGNFIIHVMRKIRKTELPYKYANELHCNEVMLLPYYIASMNIEHEYYTATGDYRPFDGICLVDTFELAEGQQAELFTEQNTQRVQREKSASIFVILGNPPYNAKQVNENDNNKNRKYKIVDERVKDTYAKDSSATNKNALSDAYIKAFRWASDRIGSEGIVAFVSNNSFIDGYALDGFRKSIQKEFSTIYIIDLGGNVRKNPKLSGTTHNVFGIQVGVSINILVKRTIKSQPTAIFYSRTDEFWRKERKYEYLDEKITYNNLEWQTITPDKNHTWLTSELHDDFAGFLPMGTKEGKRADDTGAETIFKNYGRGVATTRDTWAYNFDREKLAVNIKRCIDTYNDHVLRWQEKDKNVTIDDFVEYDDTKLNWSESLKNLLKRGHRIDYEENNIRLSLYRPFTKSYLYYDKYLNERRYQFPHIYPT